In Ruania zhangjianzhongii, the following proteins share a genomic window:
- a CDS encoding VOC family protein, with translation MDQRLSLITLVVDDLSRTRAFYLDGLGWTADVDVPGEVLMIRIGQRLLLSLWQRDHAEAEIGPVTRDGTPPITLAHNLATPDEVDTVLVEARAAGGAAEAATQREWGGYSGYFTDPDGFRWEIAVNPTPLGESLLP, from the coding sequence ATGGACCAACGCCTCAGCCTCATCACCCTCGTCGTCGACGACCTCAGCCGAACCCGCGCGTTCTATCTCGACGGGCTGGGCTGGACTGCCGACGTGGACGTGCCCGGGGAGGTGCTGATGATCCGGATCGGGCAGCGCCTGCTCCTGTCCCTGTGGCAACGCGATCATGCCGAGGCCGAGATCGGCCCGGTGACCCGCGACGGCACCCCACCGATCACACTCGCGCACAACCTCGCCACCCCGGACGAGGTGGATACCGTCCTGGTCGAAGCCCGCGCTGCCGGGGGTGCAGCGGAGGCCGCGACCCAGCGCGAATGGGGCGGCTACTCCGGATATTTCACCGACCCCGACGGCTTCCGGTGGGAGATCGCGGTGAACCCGACGCCGCTGGGTGAGAGCCTGCTGCCATGA
- a CDS encoding MBL fold metallo-hydrolase yields the protein MTTTELSGSNPIVPGHVQRGGPTAVWRTANAEVHKASVSAMDNNAYLIVDRRTGDHLLIDAADDATRLQELLAAEAATGSLVGILTTHRHPDHHGALAELVASTGAPVLAGGPDADQLRATVDHRLGHGDQVTVGSLGLHVVALRGHTPGSVALVLADDGAPPLVFTGDSLFPGGVGKTGSAADFQQLIADVTERVFAVLPDGTVVLPGHGDNTTLGAQRPALPEWRARGW from the coding sequence ATGACCACCACCGAACTTTCCGGATCTAACCCGATCGTCCCGGGACACGTGCAGCGTGGCGGGCCCACCGCCGTCTGGCGTACCGCCAATGCCGAGGTGCACAAGGCGAGCGTGTCCGCGATGGACAACAACGCCTACCTGATCGTGGACCGGCGCACCGGCGACCACCTGCTGATCGACGCCGCCGACGATGCCACGCGGCTGCAGGAGCTGCTGGCAGCCGAGGCGGCCACCGGGTCGCTGGTCGGGATCCTCACCACGCACCGGCATCCCGATCATCACGGCGCTCTCGCCGAGCTCGTCGCCAGCACGGGCGCGCCGGTCCTGGCCGGAGGTCCCGATGCCGACCAGCTGCGAGCAACGGTCGATCACCGCCTGGGTCACGGCGACCAGGTCACCGTGGGCTCCCTCGGTCTGCACGTGGTCGCCCTTCGCGGACACACGCCCGGTTCCGTGGCGCTCGTTCTTGCCGACGACGGCGCCCCGCCCCTGGTCTTCACCGGTGACAGCTTGTTCCCGGGTGGGGTGGGCAAGACGGGGTCGGCTGCGGACTTCCAGCAGTTGATCGCCGATGTCACCGAGCGGGTCTTCGCTGTCCTGCCCGACGGGACGGTGGTGCTGCCCGGGCACGGGGACAACACCACCCTCGGCGCGCAGCGACCGGCCCTGCCCGAGTGGCGAGCACGGGGCTGGTGA
- a CDS encoding YciI family protein: protein MSTFAVEYSYDPDRATDMERIRPGHRAFLRSLLEEGRLLASGPWVGESPGALLLIIAEDAAGVEQMLDADPFQQAGLITERRVRGWNPVIGPFADEAN from the coding sequence ATGAGCACCTTCGCCGTCGAGTACAGCTACGACCCGGACCGCGCCACTGACATGGAGCGGATCCGCCCCGGGCACCGTGCATTCCTGCGCAGCCTGTTGGAGGAGGGTCGGCTGCTCGCCTCCGGTCCCTGGGTCGGCGAAAGCCCGGGGGCCTTGCTGCTGATCATTGCCGAGGACGCCGCCGGCGTCGAGCAGATGCTCGACGCCGACCCGTTCCAGCAAGCCGGGCTGATCACCGAGCGCCGCGTGCGCGGCTGGAATCCGGTGATCGGCCCGTTCGCCGACGAGGCGAACTAG
- a CDS encoding TerC family protein translates to MDVQPWVWGVTIGVIVLMLAIDFFGHARKAHEPSLREAALWSLAYVVIALVFGGFVWWEWGSDFGVQYFSGYVTEKSLSVDNLFVFVLIFTSFRVPRQYQQKVLLIGIIIALVLRTVFIFVGAAAVNEFAAVFYLFGAFLIYTAITQLKSNDDEDDGKENIAVRVVRRIFPTTGDYVGDKLLHKHDGRWHVTPMLVVIIAIGSADVLFAVDSIPAIFGLTQEPFLVFAANAFSLLGLLQLYFLIDGLLDRLVYLNYGLAGILGFIGAKLVIHALHKNEVSFINGGEPWTVIPEPGTITSLVVIVGILAITTIASLTFGRRKLPAESESESEVEAEEQERG, encoded by the coding sequence ATGGATGTACAGCCCTGGGTCTGGGGCGTCACGATCGGTGTGATCGTGCTCATGCTCGCGATCGACTTCTTCGGCCATGCCCGCAAGGCGCATGAGCCGTCGCTGCGGGAGGCGGCGCTGTGGTCGCTCGCCTACGTAGTGATAGCCCTGGTGTTCGGCGGATTCGTCTGGTGGGAGTGGGGATCGGACTTCGGCGTGCAGTACTTCTCCGGCTATGTCACGGAGAAGTCGTTGTCGGTGGACAACCTGTTCGTCTTCGTGCTGATCTTCACCAGCTTCCGAGTGCCCCGGCAGTACCAGCAGAAGGTGCTGCTGATCGGCATCATCATCGCGCTGGTGCTGCGGACCGTCTTCATCTTCGTCGGCGCAGCAGCGGTGAACGAGTTCGCGGCGGTGTTCTACCTGTTCGGCGCCTTCCTCATCTACACCGCGATCACGCAGCTGAAGAGCAACGACGACGAGGACGACGGTAAGGAGAACATCGCCGTCCGGGTGGTGCGGCGGATCTTCCCGACCACGGGCGACTACGTCGGCGACAAGCTGCTGCACAAGCACGACGGCCGCTGGCACGTCACCCCCATGCTGGTGGTGATCATCGCCATCGGCAGCGCCGACGTGCTGTTCGCAGTGGACTCCATCCCGGCGATCTTCGGCCTGACCCAGGAACCGTTCCTGGTGTTCGCGGCGAACGCCTTCTCCCTGCTCGGCCTGCTGCAGCTGTACTTCCTCATCGACGGGCTGCTGGACCGCCTCGTCTACCTGAACTACGGCCTGGCCGGCATCCTCGGGTTCATCGGCGCCAAGCTGGTGATCCACGCCCTGCACAAGAACGAGGTGTCGTTCATCAACGGTGGCGAGCCGTGGACGGTGATCCCGGAACCGGGCACGATCACCTCGCTGGTCGTGATCGTCGGCATCCTGGCGATCACGACGATCGCCTCGCTCACCTTCGGTCGGCGGAAGCTGCCGGCTGAGTCTGAGTCTGAGTCTGAGGTTGAGGCCGAGGAGCAGGAGCGGGGCTAG
- a CDS encoding TerC family protein — MHVEPWAWAALILVIAAMMAIDFFGHVRKAHEPSLKEASIWSACYISVALLFGLFVLWQWGSGFAVQYYSGYITEESLSVDNLFVFVLIMSSFAVPRKYQQKVLLVGIIIALALRTVFILLGATVVSNFSWVFYIFGAFLIYTAITQLKSNDDEEFKENLLLRLTRRVFPTTDGYVGGKLTTHIDGKRHITPLLIVMIAIGSADLLFAVDSIPAIFGLTQEVYLIFAANAFSLMGLRQLFFVIDGLLDRLVYLNYGLAAILAFIGGKLVLHALHTNDRSFINGGQPWEVIPEPTTLVSLVVIIGILVVTTVTSLTFGRKRLEKPDPPPVEGRGASPVGDRYTQ; from the coding sequence ATGCACGTAGAACCGTGGGCCTGGGCTGCCCTGATCCTGGTGATCGCAGCGATGATGGCGATCGACTTCTTCGGCCACGTGCGCAAGGCACACGAACCGAGCCTCAAAGAAGCCTCGATCTGGTCCGCCTGCTACATCAGCGTGGCGCTGCTCTTCGGGCTCTTCGTGCTCTGGCAGTGGGGCAGCGGCTTCGCGGTCCAGTACTACTCCGGGTACATCACCGAGGAGTCGCTCTCGGTGGACAACCTGTTCGTGTTCGTCCTGATCATGTCCAGCTTCGCAGTGCCCCGGAAGTACCAGCAGAAAGTGCTGCTCGTCGGGATCATCATCGCGCTGGCCCTACGTACCGTTTTCATCCTGCTCGGCGCTACGGTAGTGAGCAACTTCTCCTGGGTGTTCTACATCTTCGGTGCCTTCCTCATCTACACCGCGATCACCCAGCTGAAGAGCAACGACGACGAGGAGTTCAAGGAGAACCTCCTGCTCCGGCTCACCCGGCGGGTGTTCCCCACCACGGACGGCTACGTCGGTGGCAAGCTGACCACCCATATCGATGGCAAGCGGCACATCACCCCGCTGCTCATCGTGATGATCGCGATCGGCAGCGCCGATCTGTTGTTCGCAGTCGACTCGATCCCGGCGATCTTCGGCCTCACCCAGGAGGTGTACCTGATCTTCGCCGCCAATGCCTTCTCGCTGATGGGGCTGCGCCAGCTGTTCTTCGTGATCGATGGGCTGCTCGACCGGCTGGTCTATCTGAACTACGGGTTGGCGGCGATCCTGGCGTTCATCGGCGGCAAGCTGGTGCTGCACGCGCTGCACACCAACGACCGGAGCTTCATCAACGGGGGTCAGCCGTGGGAGGTGATCCCGGAGCCGACCACCCTGGTCTCGCTGGTGGTGATCATCGGAATTCTGGTGGTCACGACCGTCACCTCGCTGACGTTCGGGCGCAAGCGCCTAGAGAAGCCGGATCCCCCGCCCGTGGAGGGTCGGGGCGCATCGCCGGTGGGCGACCGGTACACTCAGTGA
- a CDS encoding sodium/proline symporter, with the protein MSDETSLWMAIALFLIGMLALGYSGHEQSRTLGGYLLADRRLRGSQAGLSAGASDASWWLILLLPAAAYSTGMHAAWIPIGLILGAWFAWTVVAPRLRSYAPIAGDAITVPTFFDRRTHDSSHLLRIASALLILVFFTFYLAAGMRIGGSFFASAFGTSELVGLVVVGAVTTVYVLFGGMRGVANAHVVQALLMAGGLVLVAVTAVRELGGWDATRAVVESVAPESTSLLAGGVGAGLFTALAWGLGYLGQPQALVRMMALRSPRAARSARRVLIGWLVISLGAAIVVGLATLAYFEQSWRPLNRPEDAYPRLAELLFSPFVGGLLLTVVLAAVMSTAASQLLLCSSALVEDLYRLIVRTEQPRRRHAGLARLAVLVVAAVAAMLAYSGRTGAVDLFAFAWAGFGATFAPLVLLSLFWRRLTSWGALAGLASGAVVVFVWTQAGLDDTLHELLPAFAMNLLVAVLVSRLTAAPSAAVTAEYEEMTDRLPAPGLLRRGGVRLVALIGAGLAAAVPAPAVESDRTAAVGDVMDTTRAAGS; encoded by the coding sequence ATGAGCGACGAGACCTCTCTATGGATGGCCATCGCCCTCTTTCTCATCGGCATGCTCGCTCTGGGCTACTCCGGGCACGAGCAGAGCCGCACGCTCGGCGGCTATCTGCTCGCCGATCGGCGGCTGCGCGGTAGCCAGGCGGGGTTGAGTGCCGGTGCCTCGGATGCCTCCTGGTGGCTGATCCTCCTCCTGCCGGCAGCCGCCTACAGCACCGGGATGCACGCAGCGTGGATCCCGATCGGTCTGATCCTCGGGGCCTGGTTCGCCTGGACGGTCGTTGCCCCGCGGCTGCGCAGCTACGCACCGATCGCCGGTGATGCCATCACAGTGCCGACCTTCTTTGACCGCCGTACCCACGATTCGTCGCATCTGCTCCGGATCGCGTCCGCACTGTTGATCCTGGTGTTCTTCACCTTCTACCTGGCCGCCGGGATGCGGATCGGCGGCAGTTTCTTCGCCTCCGCTTTCGGCACCAGCGAGCTGGTCGGGCTAGTCGTGGTCGGCGCAGTCACCACGGTCTACGTGCTGTTCGGGGGGATGCGTGGGGTGGCGAACGCACATGTGGTCCAAGCCCTGCTGATGGCCGGTGGACTGGTGCTGGTGGCGGTCACCGCGGTGCGCGAGCTCGGCGGCTGGGACGCCACCCGGGCGGTCGTCGAGTCGGTAGCGCCGGAGTCGACGTCGCTGCTGGCCGGCGGGGTCGGGGCGGGCCTGTTCACCGCACTGGCCTGGGGGCTGGGCTACCTCGGTCAGCCGCAAGCCCTGGTGCGGATGATGGCGCTGCGCTCACCCCGTGCGGCCCGGTCCGCGCGGCGAGTGCTGATCGGCTGGCTGGTGATCAGCCTTGGTGCCGCGATCGTGGTCGGACTGGCCACCCTCGCCTACTTCGAGCAGAGCTGGCGGCCCCTGAATCGCCCCGAGGACGCGTACCCGCGGCTGGCGGAACTCCTGTTCTCGCCGTTCGTCGGCGGACTGCTGCTGACCGTGGTGCTCGCGGCCGTCATGAGCACCGCTGCCAGCCAGCTGCTGCTCTGCTCCTCGGCCCTGGTGGAGGACCTGTACCGGCTGATCGTGCGCACCGAGCAGCCCAGGCGGCGCCATGCCGGTCTGGCCCGGCTGGCCGTGCTGGTGGTGGCCGCGGTGGCAGCGATGCTCGCCTACAGCGGCCGCACCGGTGCAGTTGATCTGTTCGCCTTCGCCTGGGCCGGGTTCGGCGCCACGTTCGCCCCCCTGGTGCTACTCAGCCTGTTCTGGCGGCGGCTCACCTCCTGGGGTGCGCTTGCCGGCCTGGCGAGCGGCGCCGTCGTGGTGTTCGTCTGGACCCAAGCGGGACTGGACGACACGCTGCACGAGCTGCTCCCCGCATTCGCCATGAACCTGCTGGTCGCGGTCCTGGTCAGCCGACTCACCGCCGCGCCGAGCGCGGCCGTGACCGCCGAGTACGAGGAGATGACCGACCGGCTGCCGGCCCCAGGCCTGCTCCGCCGCGGCGGTGTGCGCCTGGTTGCCCTGATCGGAGCCGGCTTGGCTGCGGCGGTTCCCGCCCCGGCTGTCGAATCCGACCGCACCGCTGCGGTGGGCGATGTGATGGATACCACCCGCGCGGCCGGCAGTTGA
- a CDS encoding carbohydrate ABC transporter permease yields MSASTATATRPASRAKGDRLVSGLSHFVLVVWCILVIGPMLWTLLSSFKTSREIFGNPFGLPAEWSFENFINAWVSSEIGRAFLNTIIVVGFALVAVMLLGAMCSYVLARFSFPGRRAIYYLMLAGLTFPVFLAIVPLFFVLKNIGLLGTLLGLTITYIAFALPFTVFFLYAFFRGLPEEISEAAAIDGAGEWRTFFQVMLPMAKPGMASIAIFNFLGLWNQFILPVALNTNEANWVLSQRLNAFASAMTYQVDFGAMFAAVVITVVPVLVVYIIFQRQLQGSVTQGTMK; encoded by the coding sequence ATGAGTGCCTCGACCGCGACCGCGACCCGGCCCGCGAGCCGTGCCAAGGGTGACCGCCTGGTCTCTGGTCTGTCCCACTTTGTGCTCGTGGTCTGGTGCATCCTGGTCATCGGCCCGATGCTGTGGACCTTGCTCAGCTCGTTCAAGACCAGCCGGGAGATCTTCGGTAACCCGTTCGGGCTGCCCGCCGAGTGGAGCTTCGAGAACTTCATCAACGCCTGGGTCTCCTCCGAGATCGGCCGAGCATTCCTGAACACGATCATCGTGGTCGGCTTCGCGCTGGTCGCGGTAATGCTCCTCGGGGCGATGTGTTCCTACGTACTTGCCCGATTCTCCTTCCCCGGCCGGCGCGCGATCTACTACCTGATGCTGGCCGGACTCACCTTCCCGGTGTTCCTGGCGATCGTGCCGCTGTTCTTCGTCCTGAAGAACATCGGCCTGCTCGGCACCCTGCTCGGGTTGACGATCACCTATATCGCCTTCGCGCTGCCGTTCACGGTCTTCTTCCTCTACGCCTTCTTCCGCGGGCTACCGGAGGAGATCTCCGAAGCGGCAGCGATCGACGGCGCAGGGGAGTGGCGCACGTTCTTCCAGGTGATGCTCCCGATGGCCAAACCGGGGATGGCATCGATTGCGATCTTCAACTTCCTCGGTCTGTGGAACCAGTTCATCCTGCCGGTGGCGCTGAACACCAACGAGGCCAACTGGGTGCTGTCCCAGCGGCTGAACGCATTCGCCTCCGCGATGACCTACCAGGTCGACTTCGGCGCCATGTTCGCCGCCGTGGTCATCACCGTCGTCCCGGTGCTGGTGGTCTACATCATCTTCCAACGACAGCTCCAAGGATCGGTCACCCAAGGAACCATGAAGTAA
- a CDS encoding carbohydrate ABC transporter permease: protein MTAVVNPAEAPAGRGAPRRGPRRKLSFDVVSFFVVFLGLPLALFLLFVIWPFLQAGFYALTDWSGYSAEFNIVGLDNFTQLAQDPRFINAVGNSMVFAIVIPAVTLGIALTFAVLLTIGGSGKGQVRGVKNAGMYRVVSLFPYVIPGIAIGLMWRLILDPSSGLVNGILTAVGLDQFQSFAWLGNVSTAMPVVILVVVWGLIGFYMLLFIAAIKGVPAEIYEAARIDGAGRWRMTVSVTVPLIRDNVQTAYIYIGIMALDLFVYVQAMTPTGGPDSSTLVMSQQLIRTAFTEGKAGYASAMGVAMAVVTLVFAAIVFTVNRLTGGKDEKGVS, encoded by the coding sequence GTGACCGCGGTCGTCAACCCAGCGGAAGCTCCGGCGGGGCGCGGTGCGCCCCGCCGGGGTCCCCGCCGCAAGCTGTCCTTCGACGTGGTCAGCTTCTTCGTGGTGTTTCTCGGTCTCCCGCTGGCGTTGTTCCTGCTGTTCGTGATCTGGCCGTTCCTGCAGGCGGGGTTCTACGCGCTGACCGACTGGTCCGGGTACTCCGCGGAGTTCAACATCGTCGGGCTGGACAACTTCACCCAGCTGGCCCAAGACCCCCGGTTTATCAACGCGGTGGGCAACTCGATGGTGTTCGCGATCGTGATCCCGGCGGTGACCCTCGGAATCGCTCTCACCTTCGCGGTGCTGCTCACTATCGGCGGCTCCGGTAAGGGGCAGGTCCGGGGGGTGAAGAACGCCGGGATGTACCGGGTGGTGTCGCTGTTCCCCTACGTGATCCCCGGTATTGCGATCGGCTTGATGTGGCGACTGATCCTGGATCCGAGCAGCGGCCTGGTCAACGGCATCCTCACCGCGGTCGGCCTGGACCAGTTCCAGTCCTTCGCCTGGCTCGGGAACGTGTCCACGGCCATGCCGGTGGTCATCCTGGTGGTGGTCTGGGGGCTGATCGGGTTCTACATGCTGTTGTTCATCGCCGCGATCAAGGGTGTGCCGGCTGAGATCTATGAGGCCGCCCGGATTGATGGCGCCGGTCGGTGGCGGATGACGGTCTCGGTCACGGTGCCCCTGATCCGGGACAACGTCCAGACCGCCTACATCTATATCGGGATCATGGCACTGGACCTGTTCGTCTACGTCCAGGCGATGACTCCCACCGGCGGCCCGGACTCCAGCACGCTGGTGATGAGCCAGCAGCTGATCCGCACCGCGTTCACCGAGGGCAAGGCCGGCTACGCCAGCGCGATGGGGGTCGCGATGGCTGTGGTGACGCTGGTGTTCGCAGCAATCGTGTTCACCGTGAACCGCCTCACCGGAGGTAAGGACGAGAAGGGGGTCTCATGA